The following proteins come from a genomic window of Phacochoerus africanus isolate WHEZ1 chromosome 9, ROS_Pafr_v1, whole genome shotgun sequence:
- the LOC125136572 gene encoding LOW QUALITY PROTEIN: olfactory receptor 2G3-like (The sequence of the model RefSeq protein was modified relative to this genomic sequence to represent the inferred CDS: inserted 1 base in 1 codon) — translation MGTNSSPVEDNIILVGFSDQPSLEKILFGVVLASYLLTLVGNTIIILIASTDPHLKTPMYFFLTHLSLVDICFTTSIVPQLLWNLRGPAKTITALGCAVQLYVSLALGSTECVLLAVMAFDRHAAVCKPLHYAAVMNPRLCQALAGVAWLSGVGNALIQSTVTLWLPRCGHRRLHHFFCEVPXMIKLACVDIHTNEVQLFIASLVLLLLPLALILTSYGHIVKAVTRIKSVQAWRKALGTCGSHVVVVSLFYGTITAVYIQPNSSYAPTSGKFISLFYTVLTPTLNPLIYTLRNKDVQGAMRRLFHRDLGS, via the exons ATGGGCACCAACAGTAGCCCTGTTGAAGACAACATCATCCTGGTGGGCTTCTCGGATCAGCCCAGCCTGGAAAAGATACTCTTCGGGGTTGTTTTGGCATCATACCTCCTGACTCTGGTGGGAAACACAATCATCATTCTGATCGCTTCCACTGACCCTCATCTCAAAacacccatgtactttttcctcaccCACCTCTCCCTAGTTGATATCTGCTTTACCACCAGTATTGTCCCCCAGCTGCTGTGGAACCTCAGGGGACCAGCCAAGACCATAACCGCCCTGGGCTGTGCTGTCCAGCTCTATGTCTCCCTGGCTTTGGGCTCCACTGAGTGTGTTCTCCTGGCTGTCATGGCTTTTGACCGCCACGCTGCCGTTTGCAAACCTCTCCACTATGCAGCTGTGATGAACCCAcggctgtgccaggccctggcaggGGTTGCATGGCTGAGTGGAGTAGGAAACGCTCTCATCCAGAGCACTGTCACCCTCTGGCTGCCTCGCTGTGGACACCGGCGGCtccatcatttcttctgtgaGGTGC CCATGATTAAGCTTGCATGTGTGGACATCCACACCAATGAGGTCCAGCTATTCATtgcatccctggtcttgctcctcTTGCCCTTGGCACTGATACTGACGTCCTATGGACACATCGTCAAGGCAGTTACTAGGATCAAGTCAGTCCAGGCCTGGCGCAAAGCCCTGGGGACATGCGGATCCCACGTGGTGGTGGTGTCCCTCTTCTACGGGACCATCACCGCTGTGTACATCCAGCCCAACAGCTCTTATGCCCCTACTTCTGGGAAATTCATCTCCCTCTTCTACACGGTACTGACTCCAACCCTCAACCCTCTCATCTACACACTGAGGAATAAAGATGTGCAAGGAGCTATGAGAAGACTATTTCACAGGGACTTGGGCtcataa